ATCGAAGATCACCTGTCCGTCCGGGCTGCGCATATATCCGAGGCCATACAGGTCGCCCATGCTGCCACCCACGGACGCCACGATCTGTCCGCTGGCCACCTGGCCGGCTCTCAGCAGGATGGCGCTATCCGGCATGGAGAGGATCTTGTTCTGGTTGTAAGAAAAAGTTCCGAACAGGTTCCAGTTGAAACCACCTTTTTTGCCAACAACTGGTTTTGCATTGAGGCTGATCTCGATCCCATTATTCCTCACTTTTCCAGCATTGATACGTGCGGCGCTATAGCCTGATGAAGCATCCACGGTTCTGGTGAAGATCTGTCTTCTCGTATTGCCGAAATAGGCAGACAGATCCAATGCGATCCTGCCATTGAAGAATTGTATTTCTGTACCAAACTCGTAAGTGGTGGTAAGCAGTGGTTTTAAATTGGGATTGGGTAAGATTGTGGGGCTCACCAGCGCACTGTCCGGATAGATCCCACCGCTGGCAACAGGATAGGAGTAGGCCGTCGTGTAGGCATAGGTGTCAGAGCTTCCTACCATGGCGTAAGAAGCGCGTAATTTCAGATAGTTGATCAGTTCCGGCAATTTCACTACATCAGACAAAACGAAGCCGGTATTGATGGAAGGATAGGAAAAGCCAACGGGATTCTTTCTTTTGGGAGAAGCCAGGATCGAGCTCCAGTCCTGACGTCCGGTAAGTTCGGCAAACAGGAAATTCTTATAGCTAAGGTTCACGATGCCGTACAAACTGTTGAGCTGGTACCGGCTTGTATCGGGAAAATACACCAGGCCATATTCTGTATTCTCCATTGTATAGATACCCGGCAGATGCAATCCATCATTCCTTATATCTGTTTTATCGTATTCGTTCTTCAACTGGCTTCCTCCAAAGGTTACACCCAGTTTCCAGTCGGGGTTCAGCTCTTTGAAGTATTTGGCCATGATATCGTAGCTCTTTTCCCTGGAGTAGATATTCTGTCTTCTCACAGATCCTCTGGGCAGGCGTGTGCCGGCATCGAAAGGTCTGTCCTGTTCACGTTTATCGTTCATCCAGTCATAGTTGCCACGCAGCATCACACTCAATTCTTTGGTCACCTGGTAATTCAGTGTAACGTTGCCGGTCAGGTTATTTCTTCTTGTTTTGTTAAGGAACTCATTGGTGATGGCATATGGATTTTCCGGGAAGGAGGAAAAAGGATAGCGGATGAATTTGTAAAGGCTGTCGTACACACTGCCGGGCCCGCCTGCCCAGTAGTTCTTAAGCCAGTTATGATCAGCGCTGGGTTGCCAGAAAATGTACCAGTACATTAAGCTCTGGTTGCCATAACCTGCTGCGGGGAGATTATCACTTTTCCTGAAACCGTAGTTGGCCTTCACAGCCAGTTTCAATTTTTTGGTGATGTCTGTATTGGTGGACAGGCCGATGTTCTGGCGAACGAAACCGGTATTGGGCACGATCCATTTATTGTTTTCCGAACCCAGTGTAATGCGAACGCCTGTAGAGCCGATCTTACCATCGATGCTGAGATTGTTCCTGAGGTCGCGGCCCATGTCCCAGAAATCATTGATATTGTCGTAAGCCTTCCAGGGAGTGCGTTGCAGGCCTACTGTTTGTCTAACCGGATCGTATTGATAGAATGATTGTCCATCAAATTTTGGCCCATAAGCAGAACTTGTACCGCTGGTGCTGGCGCCATCTTCGGTGGCTCCATATGAATAATAAAGAGCGCCCCCCAGGCCCTGTCCGTATTCATATTGCAGATCAGGGAACCTGTTCACCTGTTCGATACTACCGTTCACGGTATAGCGAACATTGAAGTGTCCGCCTTTTTTCTGTGTGGCGGATTTGGTAGTGATGATCACGGCGCCGTTGGCAGCGCGCTGTCCGTACAACGCAGCTGCAGCGGGCCCGAGAAGTACTGAAACGCTTTCGATATCCTGTGGGTTGATATCATTCACTGCGCTGCCGTAGTCTGCGGGCAGGTTATCCGAGTTGGTGGCATATACCTGGTCGCTGCCGTTGGCAGAGCGTCTGCCACTGCCACTGCTCACAACCACACCATCGATGATGATCAGGGCTTCGTTGTTTCCTGTAAGGTTGTTCTCTCCGCGCAGGATGATCTTGCTGGTGGCCGCCGGACCGGAGCCGGAACGGACCAGGTTCAGGCCTGCCACTTTACCGGAAAGGGCATCCATCCAGTTGAGGCTGGCTGCATCAGTCAGTTGGTTGCTGTCTACTTTCGTTAACGCATAACCGAGAGAGCGCTGTGATTTTTTGATGCCCAGGGCAGTTACCACCACTTCACCGAGATCCTTCGATTTACTTTTCATACGGATCAGCAGGGTATTGGAATTACCCGGCTGTTTTACCGTAAATCCTTTATGAACGTGGGTTTCATAGCCTATAGAAGAGAAAGTGAAATCATACACTTCACCCAGCCTCAGTTGGGGAAAGGTAAAGATGCCTTTCTCGTTGGTAACGGCGGACAGTGTTTGACGCCCATTGTCTGCTCTTCGTGTAGCGATAACAGTTACCGCAGGCAGCACTTCACCTTTCTCTGTGATAACGGTGCCGCTTACGGCAACCGTTTCCTGTGCAATTGCTGATACATTGAAAAATAAAAGGAACAAAACCCACATCAACTGTATGTTGCTTTGCCCTTTTTTCTTTGTTGATCTCATAAGTTTTTTATTGTTTGACTTATACGCATGGGATAGACAGGCCGCCGGTAAGCAGCTAGCAAGCACCTGTTCGTTTCCTGTATGTTTACTTAGATTTCGTGATTATATAGCCGTCATCTTTTTTTGAAATCTGCAGACCGTTCATGTTTGCAATCAGATTCAGCAATACGGATAATGAGTCTCCTTTGATCACTTCGCCGGAAAAGAATTTTCCTTTCAATAGTTCTTCATCATAGGATATTGGACAATTATATTTGGTCATCAATGTTTTCATCACCACCGGCAAAGGTGTGTTATCGAAGATCATGGCATCATCGTCAGTGACGGAATGATCAGTGCCGGCGGGTTGGGGGCGGGGACCTGGCTCAACAATGAATCGATTCACAGACATGTTTCCTTTTTCGATGCTATAGTTCATTTCATTGCCGGGCATCAGGATGAGATCCTGTTTCCAGCCTTTCAGCGAATCCTTCAGTGATTTGATCAGCACCTTACCCTGAAATAGTTTTATGTTGCAGGCCATCGCCGATTCTGATACCCTGAATGAAGTGCCCAATACCGTGGTTGAAAACAATCTGGAATGTACAGTGAATGGATTTCCTTTATTATTAGCTACATCAAAATCAACCACACCTTCCATATAGATATTCCGCTGCGTAAGTATTCCGAATGGTTCCTGGTACCTGATCTTCGCTTTGGGCGCCAGTTTCACGATGGTACCATCATCCAGTTTTATCTTCCGGCTCTTTGCGGAATTGTTTGTTTGTGTTGTCCAGTTTGATTTTACAGCCGGTCCCTGTACTGAATTTGCCTGTGCCGGCGCAGGAGTTTTATTATCGGGGACCAACAACCAAACAGCAATTGCCACCACCAGTAATGAAGCGGCTATTGATATCCTGCGGAATCGGACACTGCGTGTTTGCTTTCCGATCTGCTTATTGATCACCTCGCGCATTTCATCTTCATAACCTGCAGGCACGGTGTTTTCCTTTCCGGCAGCATCCCATGAAGACTTCAGGTACATCGCCATCAGCTCAGGGTGTTGCTTCAGGTGGCGGGCAACGGCCTCTGCTTCAGTGGCGGTACACTGGTTCTCAAAAAACTTCTGTATAAGCGTATACGTGATCTTCATGATGGTGCATTAGGAGATACGAAGGGCACCAGAATTTACCCCTGCTGATAATATTAAATTAATACTGGGAAAAAAGGATATGCAGAAAAAGCAGGATGGTAACGAGGGAGCGTACATGCTTCAATGCCTTGGAATAGTGGTCCTCCACCGTTTTGATACTTACAGAAAGCTGTTCTGCTATTTCCTTGTTGGAATAGCCCTTGGCGATCTTCAGCATGAAAACATTCCTGCGGATGGGTGGAAGGTCTTCCGAAACGGCATCGAGGTAATCGGCGGATTCGTAGTCTGTATTGGAGTGACAGACCAGTGCAGGTTGCTCGCAGAGATCATCTTCCAGGCGATGCTGGTATTTGCGTTCAGCAGCCTGTTTGCGCAGGTGATCCACAAAAATGGAGCTGGCAATGGTGAAGAGCTGTGTATCGAGGGAATATGCATCAGAGAGAGTATGCCTTGATTTCCAGAGTTTGATAAACGATTGCTGGGTTAGATCCTTCGCCTGCTCTTTTATGCGGGTACGCTTCAGGAAATAATGAAACAATTTAGCGTGATACAGGTCGTATACCGCCTGGTATGCAACCTGATCGCCTTTCTTTATTTCAGTTATCTGGATCAAATCCTTTTGTGTTTAGAAGGTAGAAATTTCCGGTGCAAAATTGGAAAAATTGAGGAGAAAAAGAAGATTATTTATGTGTTAAGTAATCTGGCAGGTCCGGGTAATCACCTGAACCATGATATTTCTTGAAACTCTTTAGAAATGGGAAAATATTTCTATATTGGGTACACTCCGTCCGAAGTATAATCTGCCCCATGTAAAATACTGTTATGCGTCAGCGTTACGCCATTCCCGGCATTGATCCTGATCAAATGGCGCGCCCGGCAATCATTTTCCAGACAATATCTAAGAACTTATCATAAACATGACATACAAAAACAACTTGACAAGGTTCCTGAAAGCACAGGAGGGAGTTTATGATATAGCCTTGACTGAGATCAGGAATGGTAAGAAAAGCAGCAGATGGATGTGGTTTATTTTCCCACAGATTTATGGGCTGGGGTCCAGTGAAACTTCCAATCACTATGCCATCAGGAATATGAGCGAAGCAAGGGAATATCTTGATCATGAAATTTTAGGCCCACGGCTGACGGGGATCAGCAACGCGTTATTAAAGTTACCTGGCAGCAACCCCATCGACATATTTGGAAGTATCGACAGTATGAAGTTACAGTCGTCAATGACCTTGTTTTCACTGCTTGCCCATAACATTCCGGTTTTCGAACAAGTCCTGAATAAATATTTTGATGGGGTAAAAGATGAAAAAACGGTTGAATTGCTAAACATAGATATTGAATAAAGTATGAATGATGACCAGACCAAACTGTATTGGGAGGCCAATGCCGACACCTGGAGCCACCTGAGCAGGGCAGGAGCGGATATTTACCGGGACGAGATCAATACTCCTGAATTCTTAAAACATCTGCCTGATATCGATGGCCTGACTGGCCTGGATATTGGATGCGGCGATGGCTACAATACAAGGCTGTTGGCAGACAAAGGAGCTAAGATGACCGGCCTCGACATATCCGAGAAATTCATTACCAATGCATCCCTGAACAATCCACATGCTTCCATTGAATACAAAACTGGAACTGCGCTCCATACATCGTTTCCGAATGGAACATTCGATTTTGCAACAGGATTCATGAGTTTCATGGATGTATCAGATATCGATCAACTGTTCAGGGAGTTGAACAGGATATTGAAGCCAGGCGCTTTTGTGCAATTTTCGATATCACATCCCTGCTTCAATCCGCTGAACAGGAAAAACCTGAAAGATGAAAATGGAAAAGTGTACGCTGTAGAGCTCAGTAGTTATTTTGATACAGACAATGTAATCATCGAGGAATGGCTGTTCGATATTAATACAGGCGCTGTTCAGCCAGGAATGCAGCCTTTCCGGATCCCAAGGTTCATCCGGACACTTAGCCAATGGTTCAATGCGATGGCAGGGAATGGATTTACGATCGAAATGATGAATGAGCCCCGGCCCACACCTGCCTCCATCAAAAGAAAGCCAAAGCTGATCAATGCTACGGTTGTAGCCTATTTTCTTCACATTCGCTGCCGAAAATCTTACAATAAATGAGAACTATAAAATGGAATGACTGGGACCGGGAATTGAAAGGACCCGCCACATATGAAAAGTACAATGCTCTGGCCAAGCTGCACAAACAGTATTATCATAATATACTCAAGTCACAACTGATCACCTTACTGGTGATATCCCTGTTATCTTCTATTCCTGATCCTGATATCCAGGGCATGAAGCTGATCCAATACCTCATTTTGTTCCTGATCATTTTCTACATGTGTTTAATGATCATGCAATTCAGATCCAACTATATGCCCAAATGGCAAAAATCCAGGTTCCTGGCTGAAAGCACACTGAGCGAAGCCTGGTTCTTTGCATTCGGATTCGATATCTATGAAAATGCAGAGCAGGCCAAAGAAGCTTTTTTGAAACGCATAAAGTATATCAAGGCCGAACTAAAAATGCCTGAAATAGGAATTGTATTCGATACACAGGTTGAAAGTATCAGGTCAGTCCTCAACAATGAATTCTCTGCCTGGATCATAGACACACAAAGCAAGAGCATGCAGGATAAAATAGACTTCTATATAACCAACCGGGTAGAGAACCAGATAAAGTATTATAGCAGGAGGGCGGAATTGAATTCCCGGAACAGCACTCTTTA
This portion of the Pseudobacter ginsenosidimutans genome encodes:
- a CDS encoding FecR family protein codes for the protein MKITYTLIQKFFENQCTATEAEAVARHLKQHPELMAMYLKSSWDAAGKENTVPAGYEDEMREVINKQIGKQTRSVRFRRISIAASLLVVAIAVWLLVPDNKTPAPAQANSVQGPAVKSNWTTQTNNSAKSRKIKLDDGTIVKLAPKAKIRYQEPFGILTQRNIYMEGVVDFDVANNKGNPFTVHSRLFSTTVLGTSFRVSESAMACNIKLFQGKVLIKSLKDSLKGWKQDLILMPGNEMNYSIEKGNMSVNRFIVEPGPRPQPAGTDHSVTDDDAMIFDNTPLPVVMKTLMTKYNCPISYDEELLKGKFFSGEVIKGDSLSVLLNLIANMNGLQISKKDDGYIITKSK
- a CDS encoding DUF1810 domain-containing protein, coding for MTYKNNLTRFLKAQEGVYDIALTEIRNGKKSSRWMWFIFPQIYGLGSSETSNHYAIRNMSEAREYLDHEILGPRLTGISNALLKLPGSNPIDIFGSIDSMKLQSSMTLFSLLAHNIPVFEQVLNKYFDGVKDEKTVELLNIDIE
- a CDS encoding SusC/RagA family TonB-linked outer membrane protein codes for the protein MRSTKKKGQSNIQLMWVLFLLFFNVSAIAQETVAVSGTVITEKGEVLPAVTVIATRRADNGRQTLSAVTNEKGIFTFPQLRLGEVYDFTFSSIGYETHVHKGFTVKQPGNSNTLLIRMKSKSKDLGEVVVTALGIKKSQRSLGYALTKVDSNQLTDAASLNWMDALSGKVAGLNLVRSGSGPAATSKIILRGENNLTGNNEALIIIDGVVVSSGSGRRSANGSDQVYATNSDNLPADYGSAVNDINPQDIESVSVLLGPAAAALYGQRAANGAVIITTKSATQKKGGHFNVRYTVNGSIEQVNRFPDLQYEYGQGLGGALYYSYGATEDGASTSGTSSAYGPKFDGQSFYQYDPVRQTVGLQRTPWKAYDNINDFWDMGRDLRNNLSIDGKIGSTGVRITLGSENNKWIVPNTGFVRQNIGLSTNTDITKKLKLAVKANYGFRKSDNLPAAGYGNQSLMYWYIFWQPSADHNWLKNYWAGGPGSVYDSLYKFIRYPFSSFPENPYAITNEFLNKTRRNNLTGNVTLNYQVTKELSVMLRGNYDWMNDKREQDRPFDAGTRLPRGSVRRQNIYSREKSYDIMAKYFKELNPDWKLGVTFGGSQLKNEYDKTDIRNDGLHLPGIYTMENTEYGLVYFPDTSRYQLNSLYGIVNLSYKNFLFAELTGRQDWSSILASPKRKNPVGFSYPSINTGFVLSDVVKLPELINYLKLRASYAMVGSSDTYAYTTAYSYPVASGGIYPDSALVSPTILPNPNLKPLLTTTYEFGTEIQFFNGRIALDLSAYFGNTRRQIFTRTVDASSGYSAARINAGKVRNNGIEISLNAKPVVGKKGGFNWNLFGTFSYNQNKILSMPDSAILLRAGQVASGQIVASVGGSMGDLYGLGYMRSPDGQVIFDPATGFPRITDSIIYLGNTTPKFKFSLGNKFQFRNFTLSMLFDAQIGAVAYSLTHYKLAEQGKLKSTLPGRYNGIIGNGVIQNPDGSYRKNDVVATDIDQYYQYSIGSYNAEGSTFSTDFLKFREASLMYNFKPGFLKKFGLSSASVGVFGRDLFIWSPWPIFDPEFGTLSGTDVVRGFEVGQFPSSRTMGFNLTIGF
- a CDS encoding class I SAM-dependent methyltransferase, translating into MNDDQTKLYWEANADTWSHLSRAGADIYRDEINTPEFLKHLPDIDGLTGLDIGCGDGYNTRLLADKGAKMTGLDISEKFITNASLNNPHASIEYKTGTALHTSFPNGTFDFATGFMSFMDVSDIDQLFRELNRILKPGAFVQFSISHPCFNPLNRKNLKDENGKVYAVELSSYFDTDNVIIEEWLFDINTGAVQPGMQPFRIPRFIRTLSQWFNAMAGNGFTIEMMNEPRPTPASIKRKPKLINATVVAYFLHIRCRKSYNK
- a CDS encoding SLATT domain-containing protein, translating into MRTIKWNDWDRELKGPATYEKYNALAKLHKQYYHNILKSQLITLLVISLLSSIPDPDIQGMKLIQYLILFLIIFYMCLMIMQFRSNYMPKWQKSRFLAESTLSEAWFFAFGFDIYENAEQAKEAFLKRIKYIKAELKMPEIGIVFDTQVESIRSVLNNEFSAWIIDTQSKSMQDKIDFYITNRVENQIKYYSRRAELNSRNSTLYFYTGLVFNVIGITLAILSIGGSVPAYTYIALFTTLSAAFLSWTQTKQHEEVSIKSSVAIDELSSAKDELLILKDTNNLTRVRSKIYEIEKLISREHKVKRNNE
- a CDS encoding RNA polymerase sigma factor encodes the protein MIQITEIKKGDQVAYQAVYDLYHAKLFHYFLKRTRIKEQAKDLTQQSFIKLWKSRHTLSDAYSLDTQLFTIASSIFVDHLRKQAAERKYQHRLEDDLCEQPALVCHSNTDYESADYLDAVSEDLPPIRRNVFMLKIAKGYSNKEIAEQLSVSIKTVEDHYSKALKHVRSLVTILLFLHILFSQY